A window from Synechococcus sp. RSCCF101 encodes these proteins:
- a CDS encoding nucleotidyltransferase domain-containing protein, whose protein sequence is MRWPGPEQVLEAVRLWAAERKREVASLRQIGVFGSYGRGTASVGSDLDLLLVDAAAEGPQHQRLRRWPLERLPLSCDALVLTPDELHSLLASGSRMAAELKRDLRWLG, encoded by the coding sequence ATGCGATGGCCCGGCCCTGAGCAGGTGCTCGAGGCGGTGCGGCTCTGGGCGGCCGAGCGGAAGCGGGAGGTCGCTTCGCTTCGACAGATTGGCGTGTTCGGGAGTTACGGGCGCGGCACGGCCTCAGTGGGCAGCGACCTGGATCTGCTGCTGGTGGATGCCGCGGCCGAGGGCCCCCAGCACCAGCGCCTGCGCCGATGGCCATTGGAACGCCTGCCGCTCAGCTGCGACGCGCTCGTGCTCACGCCGGACGAGCTGCACAGCCTGCTGGCCAGTGGCAGCCGCATGGCGGCCGAGCTGAAGCGGGATCTGCGCTGGTTGGGTTGA
- the hisS gene encoding histidine--tRNA ligase encodes MVDLLPEPLALWQHVEATARAHFRRAMVQEIRTPLLEVTELFARGIGEATDVVGKEMYTFLDRGERSCTLRPEGTASVVRAALEHGLLSQGPQRLWYSGPMFRYERPQAGRQRQFHQIGLELLGQASPRSDAEAIAIAWDLLQDLGVQGLALEINSLGAPEDRQAYRQALVAWLRQRAEALDPDSRQRIDTNPLRVLDSKVPATQALLADAPTLLEALGLESAARFGQVQALLQELAIPFRLNPRLVRGLDYYSHTAFEITSDQLGAQATVCGGGRYDGLVEQLGGPPTPAIGWALGMERLLLLLSQQQTQPVEASAPQACVLSRGAAAEARALQLARRARSAGLRVELDLTGAAFGKQFRRADRSGARWALVIGEEEAAAGRVRLKDLRGEDPEQLLEAAAAIARIQATQPPAGGGTAKLA; translated from the coding sequence ATGGTGGATCTGCTGCCCGAGCCGCTGGCCCTCTGGCAGCACGTGGAAGCCACCGCCCGTGCCCATTTCCGCCGGGCCATGGTGCAGGAGATCCGCACGCCTCTGCTGGAGGTCACCGAACTCTTCGCGCGCGGCATCGGTGAGGCCACCGATGTGGTGGGTAAGGAGATGTACACCTTCCTCGACCGCGGCGAACGCTCCTGCACCCTGCGGCCGGAGGGCACCGCTTCGGTGGTGCGCGCGGCGCTCGAGCATGGTCTGCTCAGCCAGGGGCCCCAGCGGCTCTGGTACAGCGGGCCGATGTTCCGCTACGAGCGGCCTCAGGCCGGCCGCCAGCGCCAGTTCCATCAGATCGGCCTGGAGCTTCTGGGGCAGGCCTCGCCCCGCAGCGACGCGGAAGCCATCGCCATCGCCTGGGATCTGCTGCAGGACCTCGGTGTGCAGGGCCTGGCTCTCGAGATCAACAGCCTCGGCGCTCCCGAGGATCGCCAGGCCTACCGCCAGGCCCTGGTGGCCTGGCTGCGCCAGCGGGCCGAGGCCCTCGATCCCGACTCCCGCCAGCGCATCGACACCAATCCCCTGCGCGTGCTCGACAGCAAGGTGCCCGCCACCCAGGCCCTGCTCGCCGATGCTCCCACCCTGCTGGAGGCCCTCGGGCTGGAGAGTGCGGCCCGCTTCGGCCAGGTGCAGGCCCTGCTGCAGGAGTTGGCCATCCCCTTCCGCCTCAATCCCCGCCTCGTGCGCGGGCTCGATTACTACAGCCACACCGCCTTCGAGATCACCAGCGATCAGCTCGGCGCCCAGGCGACCGTCTGCGGTGGCGGCCGCTACGACGGCCTGGTGGAGCAGCTGGGTGGCCCGCCCACCCCGGCCATCGGCTGGGCCCTGGGGATGGAGCGCCTGCTGCTGCTGCTCAGCCAGCAGCAGACCCAGCCGGTAGAGGCCTCCGCGCCCCAGGCCTGCGTGCTCAGCCGCGGCGCGGCCGCCGAAGCCCGGGCCCTGCAGCTGGCCCGCCGGGCCCGCTCCGCAGGCCTCCGCGTGGAGCTCGATCTCACCGGCGCCGCTTTCGGCAAGCAGTTCCGCCGGGCCGACCGTTCCGGCGCCCGCTGGGCCCTGGTGATCGGCGAGGAGGAGGCCGCAGCGGGCCGCGTGCGCCTCAAGGATCTGCGCGGCGAGGATCCCGAGCAGCTGCTGGAGGCCGCAGCGGCGATCGCCCGGATTCAGGCCACCCAGCCGCCTGCAGGCGGCGGCACAGCCAAGCTCGCGTAA
- a CDS encoding N-acetylmuramoyl-L-alanine amidase: MAPTIYLHWTATPYSWVRTGHYHSIITGDGVVHRLHAYSADLPAHTWRGNSNSVALSLACMGGRPDPWTIPPTPQQLTALCREAASVARSWDWSAEQITIQTVMTHAEAASNRDGRWLHENYGPMVWGGTGERWDLLQLEKGGPLDGGDQLRARIRSLLAGKSEASAEEATPTREALVFRREATMQADGQPLAVWIDANGTSWGLAADLLARYEIPSLWDASHRRILIGALDVAPAYRDDAIQDSIGWPLFEMSLQSATAPVILRGILRPQAAGQPARAWCRVLEFAEEFGISVRFDPFALLARRGG; encoded by the coding sequence ATGGCTCCCACGATCTACCTGCACTGGACCGCCACCCCCTACAGCTGGGTGCGCACCGGTCATTACCACTCGATCATCACAGGTGATGGCGTGGTGCACCGACTGCACGCCTACAGCGCCGATCTGCCCGCTCACACCTGGCGGGGCAACAGCAACAGCGTGGCACTGTCGCTGGCCTGCATGGGCGGCCGCCCCGATCCCTGGACCATCCCGCCCACACCCCAGCAGCTGACCGCCCTCTGCCGCGAGGCGGCATCGGTGGCCCGCAGCTGGGACTGGAGCGCCGAGCAGATCACGATCCAGACCGTGATGACCCATGCCGAGGCAGCCTCCAACCGCGATGGGCGCTGGCTGCACGAGAACTACGGCCCCATGGTGTGGGGCGGCACCGGCGAACGCTGGGATCTGCTCCAGCTGGAGAAGGGCGGGCCGCTCGATGGCGGCGACCAGCTGCGGGCGCGCATCCGCAGCCTGCTGGCTGGCAAAAGTGAAGCCTCCGCTGAGGAGGCAACACCCACCAGGGAGGCCCTGGTGTTCCGGCGTGAGGCCACCATGCAGGCCGATGGCCAGCCTCTGGCGGTGTGGATCGATGCCAACGGCACCTCCTGGGGCCTGGCGGCCGATCTGCTGGCCCGCTACGAGATTCCCTCCCTCTGGGATGCCAGCCACCGCCGCATCCTCATCGGCGCCCTCGATGTGGCCCCCGCCTACCGGGACGATGCGATCCAGGACTCCATCGGCTGGCCCCTGTTCGAGATGAGCCTCCAGAGCGCCACCGCGCCGGTGATCCTGCGCGGCATCCTTCGCCCGCAGGCGGCGGGTCAACCGGCCCGGGCCTGGTGCCGGGTGCTCGAGTTCGCTGAGGAGTTCGGCATCAGCGTGCGCTTCGATCCCTTCGCCCTGCTCGCTCGCCGCGGCGGTTAG
- a CDS encoding glycosyltransferase, whose translation MPLAPWEPEPVLRLALESLRRQVPAPAEVVIACDGALPEPLLALLQASGLPLRRVPGPGGEGVGPVLARGLRACSHEWVLRADADDISRPQRARRQLSQLLARPELAAMSAPLPEFIRSPEAPIAQRPVPLGPALLRRRSRWRNPLNHPSVILRRSRVLAAGNYRAMPGFEDYDLWLRLLRRGPCLDNLPEPLVDARVGAAHLRRRHGLRYAARELCFLATCLREGLLPWWAVLAQVGLRLPLRLLPIALLERIMAGPLRSGPLGSGPAGPVP comes from the coding sequence ATGCCCCTGGCCCCCTGGGAGCCGGAGCCGGTGCTGCGGCTGGCCCTGGAGAGCCTGCGCCGCCAGGTGCCCGCGCCGGCCGAGGTGGTGATCGCCTGCGATGGGGCCCTGCCCGAACCCCTGCTGGCCCTGCTGCAGGCCTCCGGCCTGCCCCTGCGGCGGGTGCCGGGCCCCGGCGGGGAGGGGGTGGGGCCGGTGCTGGCCCGCGGCCTGCGGGCCTGCTCCCACGAGTGGGTGCTGCGGGCCGATGCCGACGACATCAGCCGTCCGCAGCGGGCCCGCCGCCAGCTCAGCCAGCTGCTGGCCCGACCCGAGCTGGCGGCCATGAGCGCGCCGCTGCCGGAGTTCATCCGCAGCCCCGAGGCCCCGATCGCCCAGCGGCCGGTGCCGCTGGGGCCGGCCCTGCTGCGCCGCCGCAGCCGCTGGCGCAACCCGCTCAACCACCCCTCGGTGATCCTGCGGCGCTCCCGCGTGCTCGCCGCCGGCAACTACCGGGCCATGCCCGGCTTCGAGGACTACGACCTCTGGCTGCGACTGCTGCGCCGGGGCCCCTGCCTCGACAACCTGCCCGAGCCCCTGGTGGATGCCCGGGTGGGGGCGGCCCACCTGCGCCGCCGCCATGGCCTGCGCTACGCGGCCCGGGAGCTGTGCTTCCTCGCCACCTGCCTGCGGGAGGGTCTGCTGCCCTGGTGGGCCGTGCTGGCCCAGGTGGGCCTGCGCCTGCCCCTGCGGCTGCTGCCCATCGCCCTGCTGGAGCGGATCATGGCCGGCCCCCTGCGCAGCGGCCCCCTCGGCAGCGGCCCCGCAGGCCCGGTGCCCTGA
- a CDS encoding glycosyltransferase has product MIACFGALPQAFEQQLQGLRRGAGLVLLVDNNPRPALAERLDPAATGPAGEGPEGFGALEILWNGNRGGLAGGFNRGVERARERGARWITLLDQDSTLPPGGLAALRRPWSLWPEGRWLVGPQVIDAQRRQRHGRWQPYGQEAEGLDCTRHLISSGTTFLARDWPLLGPLHEGLFIDYLDHDWCFRAQARGFVLLQSRAVALQQQFGRPHPNPLCRACGMQLYSPLRHYHSLRNLRWLLRQPHIPADLKAKELLKMLLKPWCWLAFEPDRRTQARLLLRALRAPLPGPAPGAAA; this is encoded by the coding sequence GTGATCGCCTGCTTCGGCGCGCTGCCGCAGGCGTTCGAGCAGCAGCTCCAGGGGTTGCGCCGCGGCGCCGGGCTGGTGCTGCTGGTGGACAACAATCCCCGGCCGGCTCTGGCGGAGCGGCTGGACCCGGCGGCGACGGGCCCGGCCGGGGAGGGGCCGGAGGGGTTCGGTGCGCTGGAGATCCTCTGGAACGGCAACCGGGGCGGCCTGGCCGGCGGCTTCAACCGCGGCGTGGAACGCGCCCGGGAACGGGGGGCCCGCTGGATCACCCTGCTCGATCAGGACAGCACGCTGCCGCCCGGGGGGCTCGCGGCCCTGCGCCGGCCCTGGAGCCTCTGGCCCGAGGGGCGCTGGCTGGTGGGGCCCCAGGTGATCGATGCCCAGCGGCGGCAGCGCCATGGCCGCTGGCAGCCCTACGGGCAGGAGGCCGAGGGTCTCGACTGCACCCGCCATCTGATCAGCTCCGGCACCACCTTTCTCGCCCGCGACTGGCCCCTGCTCGGGCCGCTGCATGAGGGGCTGTTCATCGATTACCTCGATCACGACTGGTGCTTCCGCGCCCAGGCCCGCGGTTTCGTGCTGCTGCAGAGTCGGGCGGTGGCGCTGCAGCAGCAGTTCGGCCGCCCCCATCCCAACCCCCTCTGCCGGGCCTGCGGCATGCAGCTCTACAGCCCCCTGCGCCACTACCACAGCCTGCGCAACCTGCGCTGGCTGCTGCGCCAGCCCCACATCCCGGCGGATCTCAAGGCCAAGGAGCTGCTGAAGATGCTGCTCAAGCCCTGGTGCTGGCTCGCCTTCGAGCCCGATCGGCGCACGCAGGCCCGCCTGCTGCTGCGGGCCCTGCGGGCGCCCCTGCCGGGGCCGGCTCCAGGCGCGGCCGCCTGA
- a CDS encoding nucleotide sugar dehydrogenase, with protein sequence MDHAPNAVATPIRSICCIGAGYVGGPTMAVIADRCPHVQVTVVDLNAARIAAWNDPDLSRLPVYEPGLDAVVGRARGRNLSFSTAVDAAIAEADMVFISVNTPTKTRGLGAGQASDLRWVEACARQVARCAQGHTIVVEKSTLPVRTAEAIRAILAAAERESEGPTPSFSVLSNPEFLAEGTAISDLEQPDRVLIGGEDPAAVEALAGLYGAWVPPDRILRTNVWSSELSKLTANAFLAQRISSINAIAAFCESSGADVQEVARAIGTDSRIGPKFLKAGPGFGGSCFQKDILNLVYLCRHEGLDEVAHYWEAVVTLNTWQQHRIARLVVNRLFGTVTGKRLAILGFAFKADTNDTRESPAIRIAGDLLEEGAQLAIHDFKVPAERMAADLGLEPTPPDAGGGPGAAALSGEGAWWPAASPEEAVAGADAALILTEWQAYSALDWAALASRMRQPAWVFDARGVADAAAVQAAGLRLWRVGQGESAP encoded by the coding sequence ATGGATCACGCCCCCAATGCCGTGGCCACCCCGATCCGCAGCATCTGCTGCATCGGTGCCGGCTATGTGGGCGGGCCAACCATGGCGGTGATCGCCGATCGCTGCCCCCACGTGCAGGTCACGGTGGTGGACCTCAACGCCGCCCGCATCGCCGCCTGGAACGACCCGGACCTCTCCCGGCTGCCGGTGTACGAGCCCGGCCTCGATGCGGTGGTGGGCCGGGCCCGCGGCCGCAACCTCAGCTTCAGCACTGCGGTGGATGCGGCCATCGCGGAGGCCGACATGGTGTTCATCTCGGTGAACACCCCCACCAAGACTCGCGGTCTCGGCGCCGGCCAGGCCAGCGACCTGCGCTGGGTGGAGGCCTGCGCCCGCCAGGTGGCCCGCTGCGCCCAGGGCCACACGATCGTGGTGGAGAAGAGCACCCTGCCGGTGCGCACCGCCGAGGCGATCCGGGCGATCCTGGCCGCCGCCGAACGAGAGAGCGAGGGGCCCACCCCCAGCTTCTCGGTGCTCTCCAACCCCGAATTCCTGGCCGAGGGCACGGCCATCAGCGATCTGGAGCAGCCCGATCGGGTGCTGATCGGCGGCGAGGATCCGGCCGCTGTGGAGGCCCTCGCCGGCCTCTATGGCGCCTGGGTGCCGCCCGACCGCATCCTGCGCACCAACGTGTGGAGCAGCGAGCTCTCCAAGCTCACCGCCAACGCCTTCCTGGCCCAGCGCATCAGCTCGATCAACGCCATCGCCGCCTTCTGCGAGAGCAGCGGCGCCGATGTGCAGGAGGTGGCGCGCGCCATCGGCACCGACAGCCGCATCGGCCCCAAGTTCCTCAAGGCCGGCCCCGGTTTCGGGGGCAGCTGCTTCCAGAAGGACATCCTCAACCTCGTCTACCTCTGCCGCCACGAGGGCCTTGATGAGGTGGCCCACTACTGGGAGGCGGTGGTGACCCTCAACACCTGGCAGCAGCACCGCATCGCCCGGCTGGTGGTGAACCGGCTCTTCGGCACGGTGACGGGCAAGCGCCTGGCGATCCTCGGCTTCGCCTTCAAGGCCGACACCAACGACACGCGCGAATCGCCCGCAATCCGCATCGCCGGCGACCTGCTGGAGGAGGGCGCCCAGCTGGCCATCCACGATTTCAAGGTGCCGGCCGAGCGCATGGCGGCCGACCTGGGCCTGGAGCCAACCCCGCCCGACGCGGGCGGCGGTCCCGGTGCGGCGGCCCTCAGCGGCGAAGGGGCCTGGTGGCCGGCCGCCAGCCCGGAGGAGGCGGTGGCGGGCGCCGATGCAGCCCTGATCCTCACCGAGTGGCAGGCCTACAGCGCGCTCGACTGGGCGGCTCTGGCAAGCCGCATGCGCCAGCCGGCCTGGGTGTTCGATGCCCGCGGTGTGGCCGATGCCGCCGCCGTGCAGGCCGCCGGGCTGCGCCTCTGGCGTGTGGGCCAGGGGGAGAGCGCTCCCTGA